One window from the genome of Streptomyces sp. WZ-12 encodes:
- a CDS encoding VOC family protein, with the protein MNTAPRLHRGFDHFALRAADFDATVRFYREALGFTVAHEWTSPDAVRRSAFLDSGNGSYLELFDATTAVPGGPAHPDHAAPAPSDEARAAHNALLHIALRTDDVDAAYAHALAHGAREMQSPADLSQTGLNGHPDGTIRIAFVYGLDGEVIEFIRRADFPGTVQ; encoded by the coding sequence ATGAACACCGCCCCCCGACTGCACCGCGGATTCGACCATTTCGCCCTCCGCGCCGCCGACTTCGACGCCACCGTCCGCTTCTACCGCGAGGCCCTCGGCTTCACGGTCGCCCACGAATGGACCTCGCCGGACGCCGTGCGCCGCTCCGCGTTCCTCGACTCCGGCAACGGCAGCTACCTGGAGCTGTTCGATGCCACCACCGCCGTCCCCGGCGGCCCGGCCCACCCCGACCACGCCGCCCCCGCCCCCAGCGACGAGGCGCGCGCCGCCCACAACGCACTGCTGCACATCGCGCTGCGCACCGACGACGTGGACGCCGCGTACGCCCACGCCCTCGCGCACGGCGCCCGAGAGATGCAGTCCCCCGCCGACCTGTCCCAGACCGGCCTCAACGGGCACCCGGACGGCACGATCCGCATAGCGTTCGTCTACGGCCTGGACGGCGAGGTCATCGAGTTCATCCGCCGCGCCGACTTCCCAGGCACCGTCCAGTGA
- a CDS encoding YncE family protein → MVTSTGQALRFFDGLSYEPLGDLPVIAQPHEIAADPDRGLLYVSHTYRSGVYTAPGAKAHEISVIDPYRRELLDVIPLDPEHAPHGLALDAPHGLLYATVEAGGNGGGAVLAIDTATRKVTARIPVGAAGPHWLAVTPDGTRAYTANKEAPFVSVLDLERGTLTGRIPMPHGTEEIALAPDGRWLYSTAAMINYAGGDADQPPAALKVIDTERDEVTATLPLPHPPSAVHVTRDGQVLTGLVRFSAPGTPADGQLAVHRPEGTSGALAPHFTTDVGKVPLTIRSTPDNERAFVANLRSGTLHVIDLRTGTPLHVLDIDPGDAAHLQGAHGIAYLPPDPQHP, encoded by the coding sequence GTGGTCACCTCCACCGGCCAGGCACTGCGGTTCTTCGACGGCCTCTCCTACGAGCCGCTCGGCGACCTGCCCGTGATCGCGCAGCCGCACGAGATCGCCGCCGACCCGGACCGGGGCCTGCTGTACGTCTCGCACACCTACCGCTCCGGCGTCTACACCGCGCCCGGCGCCAAGGCCCACGAGATCTCCGTCATCGACCCCTACCGTCGCGAACTGCTCGACGTCATCCCCCTCGACCCGGAACACGCGCCGCACGGCCTCGCCCTCGACGCGCCGCACGGACTCCTCTACGCCACCGTGGAGGCGGGCGGGAACGGTGGCGGGGCGGTGCTCGCGATCGACACCGCCACCCGCAAGGTCACCGCGCGCATCCCGGTCGGCGCGGCCGGCCCGCACTGGCTCGCCGTCACCCCGGACGGCACCAGGGCCTACACCGCCAACAAGGAAGCCCCGTTCGTGTCCGTCCTGGACCTGGAACGCGGCACGCTCACCGGGCGCATCCCCATGCCGCACGGTACGGAGGAGATCGCCCTCGCCCCCGACGGCAGGTGGCTCTACTCCACCGCAGCAATGATCAACTACGCCGGCGGGGACGCCGATCAGCCACCGGCCGCGCTGAAGGTCATCGACACCGAACGCGACGAGGTGACCGCCACGCTTCCGCTCCCACACCCCCCGTCCGCCGTCCACGTCACCCGCGACGGCCAGGTCCTGACCGGCCTCGTCCGCTTCAGCGCACCAGGCACCCCCGCCGACGGCCAACTCGCCGTCCACCGCCCCGAAGGCACCTCCGGCGCACTGGCACCGCACTTCACCACCGACGTCGGCAAGGTGCCCCTGACCATCCGCAGCACCCCTGACAACGAACGGGCCTTCGTCGCCAACCTCCGCTCCGGCACCCTGCACGTCATCGACCTACGGACCGGAACCCCGCTGCACGTCCTCGACATCGACCCCGGCGACGCCGCCCACCTACAAGGCGCCCACGGCATCGCCTACCTCCCACCCGACCCCCAACACCCGTAG
- a CDS encoding putative quinol monooxygenase: MTYHVLAQFDVPAERRGDFTAAALFDARTSLATEQGTLRFEVIHDEADPNRFYLDEVYTDRAAFDAHCQGEVLKKFYELVPYATGRVLFKGERIDHDRPQESTA, from the coding sequence ATGACCTACCACGTACTGGCACAGTTCGACGTACCGGCGGAACGGCGCGGGGACTTCACCGCCGCCGCCCTCTTCGACGCCCGGACATCCCTGGCCACCGAGCAAGGCACCCTCCGCTTCGAGGTCATCCACGACGAGGCCGACCCCAACCGCTTCTACCTCGACGAGGTCTACACCGACCGCGCGGCCTTCGACGCCCACTGCCAGGGCGAGGTCTTGAAGAAGTTCTACGAGCTCGTCCCCTACGCGACGGGCCGGGTGTTGTTCAAGGGCGAACGCATCGACCACGACCGACCTCAGGAATCGACGGCCTGA
- the truD gene encoding tRNA pseudouridine(13) synthase TruD → MTLLKKFPADFLVSESLVLPTTAPGAAGTPYHYVRLRKRGYTTFEAIDTLSAFCDLDAREVGYAGLKDEDAITDQLISLTGPLTLERIEAFNTEHGAGEHQQGHPPFLMLRHHGYGPLALGVGELDGNSFHIVVRHLNQTQAERLDGIRGRRSLYFVNYYDTQRFGVPTGPKRTHLIGQALLDGDHGRALELVRESGSAEATAARRFTGPAAEFFSSLDQRRVAFFLSSHASAAWNRQVSDLVRTNCADAMVREVREGIPYLFPTTADGVLAVLRDGLGLRYDSWRWRDGQLTSSPSARPAAVQTQVRVGEVTEDESASGAWRCTLKFFLGSGSYGTTAVGQFFHQLQAVAR, encoded by the coding sequence ATGACGCTGCTGAAGAAGTTCCCAGCCGACTTCCTGGTTTCGGAGAGCCTGGTCCTGCCCACCACCGCACCGGGCGCCGCAGGCACCCCGTACCACTACGTGCGGCTGCGCAAGCGTGGCTACACCACCTTCGAGGCGATCGACACGCTGTCCGCCTTCTGTGATCTGGACGCGCGCGAGGTCGGCTACGCGGGGCTCAAGGACGAGGACGCGATCACCGACCAACTCATCTCCCTCACCGGCCCGTTGACCCTCGAACGCATCGAGGCGTTCAACACCGAACACGGCGCGGGCGAACACCAACAGGGCCACCCGCCCTTCCTGATGTTGCGTCACCACGGCTACGGCCCGTTGGCGCTCGGGGTGGGCGAGTTGGACGGCAACAGCTTCCACATCGTGGTGCGTCATCTGAACCAGACGCAGGCCGAACGGCTCGACGGCATCCGCGGCCGGCGCAGCCTGTACTTCGTCAACTACTACGACACCCAGCGGTTCGGAGTGCCCACGGGACCCAAACGCACCCACCTGATAGGCCAGGCACTCCTCGACGGCGACCACGGCCGCGCCCTGGAGCTGGTCCGCGAGTCCGGCTCCGCCGAGGCGACCGCCGCGCGGCGGTTCACCGGCCCCGCCGCCGAGTTCTTCAGCTCTCTGGACCAGCGCCGGGTCGCCTTCTTCCTCTCCTCCCATGCCTCCGCCGCCTGGAACCGTCAGGTGAGCGACCTGGTCCGCACGAACTGCGCTGACGCCATGGTCCGAGAGGTGCGCGAGGGCATTCCGTACCTGTTCCCCACCACTGCCGACGGGGTCCTGGCAGTGCTGCGGGACGGCCTGGGCCTGCGCTACGACAGCTGGCGTTGGCGGGACGGGCAGCTGACCTCATCCCCCTCGGCGCGGCCGGCCGCCGTGCAGACCCAGGTACGCGTTGGCGAGGTCACCGAGGACGAGAGCGCCTCGGGGGCGTGGAGGTGCACGCTCAAGTTCTTCCTCGGCTCGGGCTCTTACGGCACCACCGCGGTCGGCCAGTTCTTCCACCAGCTCCAGGCGGTCGCGCGGTGA
- a CDS encoding ATP-grasp domain-containing protein, with protein MAPPGADARAGRVLLLGWNTGRAAAALVDLGARVTCVTEPSEAAAARSSGLAERTVAAADSADTEAVLSALARAGLRPHDYAAVAPSHELRVVTASVLGALGGARALPLATALALRDKALQKHLIRAAGVPTARSVVAESPVEVPLTPIGFPAVVKALNGHGSLGAERLHSPAHARTWTYRPGGDGPWQVEEFVPGPEIHLDGAVRAGEVTALAVSRYLGNVLDTHHGGPMGSVIADPRRHADLYRRGRSLATRALAALGHDDGVFHMEAFEQPDGSFVFGECAGRVAGGRIDEVVRRKLGVDLHAQWAAALLGLPAPPPPTHPAEEAFGFLRLSAAPGVVDEAPGTAEVLSRDGVVMAERERRTRGARTGRPVSFAVVRAVLTGKDEDHVTQRAHDLVAWYHHRMDQIVRGTAGTAEDDGA; from the coding sequence ATGGCGCCGCCCGGGGCTGACGCGCGGGCCGGGCGGGTACTGCTCCTGGGCTGGAACACCGGGCGCGCCGCGGCGGCCCTGGTCGACCTGGGCGCCCGCGTGACGTGCGTGACCGAGCCGTCCGAGGCGGCCGCCGCCCGCAGCAGCGGGCTGGCCGAACGGACGGTGGCCGCCGCCGATTCCGCCGACACCGAGGCCGTCCTCTCCGCCCTGGCTCGCGCGGGCCTGCGACCACACGACTACGCCGCCGTGGCCCCGTCCCACGAACTCCGGGTGGTCACCGCCTCCGTACTGGGCGCACTGGGCGGCGCCAGGGCACTGCCGCTGGCCACCGCCCTCGCCCTGCGCGACAAGGCGCTCCAGAAGCACCTGATCCGTGCGGCGGGCGTCCCCACCGCGAGGTCCGTCGTGGCCGAGTCACCGGTCGAAGTGCCCTTGACGCCCATCGGGTTCCCGGCCGTCGTCAAGGCGCTGAACGGCCACGGCAGCCTCGGGGCCGAGCGGTTGCACTCCCCCGCACACGCCCGCACATGGACGTACCGACCCGGCGGCGACGGCCCCTGGCAGGTCGAGGAGTTCGTCCCGGGACCCGAGATCCATCTGGACGGTGCGGTGCGCGCAGGCGAGGTGACGGCGCTCGCGGTGTCCCGGTACCTCGGGAACGTCCTCGACACCCACCACGGCGGGCCGATGGGCTCCGTGATCGCCGACCCTCGACGCCATGCCGACCTCTACCGGCGCGGCCGGTCACTGGCAACCCGCGCCCTGGCCGCCCTCGGGCACGACGACGGCGTCTTCCACATGGAGGCGTTCGAACAGCCCGACGGGTCCTTCGTATTCGGCGAGTGCGCCGGCCGGGTGGCAGGCGGACGCATCGACGAGGTCGTCCGGCGCAAGCTCGGAGTGGACCTGCACGCACAGTGGGCGGCGGCGCTCCTCGGTCTTCCGGCACCACCACCGCCGACCCACCCCGCCGAGGAGGCGTTCGGCTTCCTCCGCCTGTCCGCGGCACCCGGAGTGGTGGACGAGGCACCGGGCACCGCGGAGGTCCTCTCCCGGGACGGGGTGGTCATGGCGGAACGCGAACGCCGGACGCGGGGCGCGCGCACCGGCCGACCCGTCTCCTTCGCCGTCGTCCGTGCCGTGCTGACGGGCAAGGACGAGGACCATGTGACACAACGCGCCCACGACCTCGTCGCCTGGTACCACCACCGGATGGACCAGATCGTGCGGGGCACGGCCGGCACCGCGGAGGACGACGGTGCCTAG
- a CDS encoding tyrosine-protein phosphatase, protein MSSPPTPRPARGSRVIPGAPNARDLAGLRADSGRYVRPGLMYRGAAAAIGPLTDRAGLRVVVDLRGGRESAGQKPPPDVTVLSRPLVADRSVIKTGGTPQPSHYLAYYRQLARLAAPTAAELVGVLAEPERLPLMVCCSAGKDRTSVVCALVLRAMGVRVADLARDHALTGRLFRRDPAATRLLPWARGLAPRDLAARTATPGYVLRMLLCGLEHEHGSVRRFLMDHGLRSDTVRRARHIALSAPRTAVLDGVAHPQPDTDRS, encoded by the coding sequence GTGTCCAGCCCACCAACGCCCCGTCCCGCGCGGGGATCCCGGGTCATCCCCGGCGCGCCGAACGCCCGGGATCTCGCGGGCCTGCGCGCCGACTCCGGCCGGTACGTCAGGCCGGGCCTGATGTACCGCGGGGCCGCGGCCGCCATCGGCCCGCTGACCGACCGCGCCGGCCTGCGCGTCGTCGTCGATCTGCGGGGCGGCCGCGAGAGCGCCGGCCAGAAGCCGCCCCCGGACGTCACCGTGCTGTCCCGGCCGTTGGTCGCCGACCGGTCGGTGATCAAGACCGGTGGCACGCCCCAGCCCTCCCATTACCTCGCCTACTACCGCCAGTTGGCCCGACTGGCCGCGCCCACGGCCGCCGAGCTCGTCGGCGTGCTCGCCGAGCCGGAGCGCCTGCCGCTGATGGTCTGTTGCTCGGCCGGCAAGGACCGCACCTCCGTGGTGTGCGCGCTCGTTCTGCGTGCGATGGGCGTGCGGGTGGCGGACCTCGCCCGCGACCACGCCTTGACCGGCCGGCTGTTCCGCCGTGACCCGGCAGCGACGCGGCTGCTGCCATGGGCACGCGGCCTCGCCCCGCGCGATCTGGCCGCGCGCACCGCCACCCCCGGCTACGTCCTCCGGATGTTGCTCTGCGGCTTGGAGCACGAACACGGCTCCGTCCGGCGGTTCCTCATGGACCACGGACTGCGGTCGGACACCGTGCGCCGGGCCCGCCACATCGCCCTCAGCGCTCCCCGCACGGCCGTCCTCGACGGCGTCGCGCACCCGCAACCTGACACCGACAGGAGTTGA
- a CDS encoding ABC transporter ATP-binding protein, producing the protein MTDPIEMRSVTRTFTVRTKTGRFRSTRREVAAVDDLSFSVAAGEFVGYLGANGAGKSTSIKLLTGVLAPTTGQVRVLGHDPFDERAKTAHRLGTMSAQRIQLWWDLPLRDSFEQLRYIYRVDAARYRARLDELVDVLGLADLLPVPVRQLSLGQRIRGELAASVLHSPDVLFLDEPTIGLDVIAKQRIRAFLTTLNREQGVTILLTTHDMADLERMCSRLLVLSKGKLICDDSISRLMVAHGLERTLVVDLTDPHPPLRIPGARVSRVEGPRQWLSFSTRSLPPDRLIAEITKQARIVDLTINEPDVEDLVRALHETERR; encoded by the coding sequence ATGACCGACCCCATCGAGATGCGGAGTGTCACCCGCACCTTCACGGTGCGCACGAAGACCGGCCGGTTCCGCAGCACGCGCAGGGAGGTGGCCGCGGTGGACGACCTCAGCTTCTCCGTGGCCGCCGGGGAGTTCGTCGGGTACCTCGGGGCCAACGGCGCGGGCAAGTCCACCTCGATCAAGCTGCTGACCGGTGTCCTGGCACCAACCACCGGCCAGGTACGGGTACTTGGCCACGATCCGTTCGACGAACGCGCCAAGACCGCCCACCGCCTGGGCACCATGTCCGCCCAACGCATCCAACTGTGGTGGGACCTGCCACTGCGGGACTCCTTCGAGCAACTCCGCTACATCTACCGGGTCGACGCCGCCCGCTACCGCGCGCGCCTCGACGAACTCGTCGACGTACTGGGCCTCGCCGACCTGCTGCCCGTCCCGGTGCGGCAGCTCAGCCTCGGCCAGCGGATTCGCGGCGAACTGGCCGCCTCCGTACTCCACTCCCCCGACGTGCTCTTCCTCGACGAACCCACCATCGGCCTCGACGTCATCGCCAAGCAGCGTATCCGCGCGTTCCTCACCACCCTCAACCGCGAACAAGGCGTCACCATCCTGCTCACCACCCACGACATGGCCGACCTGGAGCGCATGTGCTCCAGGCTGCTGGTGCTCTCCAAAGGCAAGTTGATCTGCGACGACTCGATCAGCCGGCTGATGGTGGCGCACGGCCTGGAGCGCACCCTCGTGGTCGACCTCACCGACCCCCACCCACCGCTACGGATACCCGGCGCCAGGGTCAGCAGGGTCGAGGGCCCGCGCCAGTGGCTGAGCTTCTCCACCCGGTCCCTCCCTCCGGACCGCCTGATCGCGGAGATCACGAAGCAGGCCCGCATCGTCGACCTCACCATCAACGAACCCGACGTCGAAGACCTGGTCCGGGCCCTGCACGAGACGGAGCGCAGATGA
- a CDS encoding ABC transporter permease produces MFALALLLRLARVQVRSQMQYRTSFALSLAGNFAFTALDFATIVLLFGDISRLGGWTVDQVALLYAVSSLSYALCELTLGSLDQLPTMVRDGSFDTLLLRPGPTFVHLLATDFLLRRAGRLLQAVVVLVVVTARYPATLWTAGKVVVLLSSVVGGAVIMGSLWIVAASASFWANGADGLVSVFSAGTSFLVQYPLDVYTAWLRSFVLFVVPLGFVSYLPVSWVLDKPDAAGLPTAVRLATPLVAAVTAGAAALVWRTSVRHYRSPGG; encoded by the coding sequence GTGTTCGCCCTCGCACTCCTGCTCCGGCTCGCCCGCGTGCAAGTACGGTCGCAGATGCAGTACCGGACCAGTTTCGCCCTCTCGCTGGCGGGCAACTTCGCCTTCACCGCACTGGATTTCGCCACGATCGTCCTGCTCTTCGGCGACATCTCGCGGCTCGGCGGCTGGACGGTCGACCAGGTGGCACTGCTCTACGCGGTCTCGTCACTGTCCTACGCCCTGTGCGAGCTCACGCTGGGGAGCCTGGACCAGCTTCCGACGATGGTGCGTGACGGCTCGTTCGACACCCTGCTGCTGCGGCCGGGGCCGACCTTCGTCCATCTGTTGGCGACGGACTTCCTGCTGCGTCGTGCGGGGCGTCTGCTCCAGGCGGTGGTCGTGCTCGTCGTGGTGACAGCCCGCTACCCCGCAACGCTGTGGACGGCCGGGAAGGTTGTGGTGCTGCTCTCGTCGGTGGTGGGCGGTGCGGTGATCATGGGGTCACTGTGGATCGTGGCCGCTTCCGCCTCGTTCTGGGCCAACGGGGCCGACGGTCTGGTGAGCGTCTTCTCCGCGGGCACGAGCTTCCTCGTTCAGTACCCGCTCGACGTCTACACGGCCTGGCTGAGGTCGTTCGTGCTGTTCGTCGTCCCCCTCGGGTTCGTGTCGTACCTCCCGGTGAGCTGGGTGCTCGACAAACCGGACGCGGCGGGACTGCCCACCGCGGTCCGCCTCGCCACACCCCTGGTCGCCGCGGTGACCGCGGGTGCCGCCGCGCTCGTGTGGCGCACGTCCGTCCGCCACTACCGGAGCCCGGGAGGCTGA
- a CDS encoding ABC transporter permease, translated as MSARTASPAAHLRAHAELARYGYRRYATYAKASLLGLATTVLFGVLRSAIMRGIYADPREIGGYHVAQALTYVWLVQGLMTVVRIYGDAELATRVRSGQIVADLVRPVHLQSAYLAADLGRAWYHLLYRGVPPMLVGWVFYGLTGPPGVLGWLAFLASIWLAVVVSTLFRFLYSLSSFWLLDYRGVALIAVILVNLLSGFVLPTGFFPHWLQAVAAATPFPSIVQVPVDVFTGHVTGLGAVAALARQALWALLLLAAGRWLLAVARRHVVIQGG; from the coding sequence ATGAGCGCACGCACGGCTAGCCCCGCCGCGCACCTGCGCGCCCACGCCGAACTGGCCCGCTACGGATACCGGCGCTACGCCACCTACGCCAAGGCATCGCTGCTCGGCCTGGCCACCACCGTGCTGTTCGGCGTGCTCCGTTCCGCGATCATGCGTGGTATCTACGCCGATCCTCGGGAGATCGGTGGCTACCACGTCGCCCAGGCCCTCACCTATGTGTGGCTGGTCCAGGGCCTGATGACCGTCGTCCGGATCTACGGCGACGCCGAACTGGCCACCCGCGTGCGGAGTGGTCAGATCGTGGCCGACCTGGTCCGGCCGGTGCACCTGCAGTCGGCGTACTTGGCGGCCGACTTGGGGCGGGCCTGGTACCACCTGCTGTATCGCGGCGTGCCGCCGATGCTGGTCGGCTGGGTGTTCTACGGGCTCACCGGGCCGCCGGGTGTGCTGGGTTGGCTGGCGTTCCTCGCCAGCATCTGGCTCGCGGTCGTGGTGAGCACGCTGTTCCGCTTCCTCTACAGCCTGTCCTCGTTCTGGCTGTTGGACTACCGCGGGGTGGCGCTGATCGCGGTCATCCTGGTGAATCTGCTCTCCGGTTTCGTCCTGCCGACCGGCTTCTTCCCCCACTGGCTGCAAGCAGTGGCGGCGGCCACCCCCTTCCCCTCGATCGTCCAGGTGCCGGTGGATGTCTTCACCGGACACGTGACGGGTCTGGGGGCCGTCGCGGCGCTGGCCCGGCAGGCGCTGTGGGCGCTGCTCCTCCTGGCGGCCGGGCGGTGGCTGCTCGCCGTCGCCCGTCGGCACGTCGTGATCCAGGGAGGCTGA
- a CDS encoding adenylate kinase: MRNILIVGICGVGKSTLARTLARQLGLRHVELDALRHGPRWGVRASFADDVVARTATDGWVVDSTAYPEVLPGLWSRADTAIWLELSRGVVLGRVLRRTVRRLVRREALWAGNRESWRGVLSRRHPVVKVLLDFRTRREQERRMLARFDGTVVRLRTPAQVAAYLSGVRGAGPGHGAELGGRGDRDGGRGGDVLGGR; the protein is encoded by the coding sequence ATGCGGAACATCCTGATCGTCGGCATCTGCGGCGTGGGCAAGTCGACCCTGGCCCGAACCCTCGCGCGGCAGTTGGGCCTGCGCCATGTCGAACTCGACGCGCTGCGGCACGGCCCCCGGTGGGGCGTGCGGGCCTCCTTCGCGGACGACGTGGTCGCGCGCACCGCGACGGACGGCTGGGTCGTCGACTCGACCGCCTATCCGGAGGTGCTGCCGGGGCTGTGGTCCCGGGCGGACACCGCGATCTGGCTGGAGTTGAGCCGGGGCGTGGTGCTCGGCCGGGTGCTGCGCCGTACCGTGCGGCGGCTGGTGAGGCGGGAGGCGTTGTGGGCGGGCAACCGCGAATCGTGGCGGGGTGTGCTGAGCCGTCGGCACCCGGTGGTGAAGGTGCTGCTTGACTTCCGCACCCGCCGAGAACAGGAGCGGCGGATGCTGGCCCGTTTCGACGGCACCGTGGTGCGGCTGCGCACACCGGCTCAGGTCGCGGCGTACCTGTCCGGGGTCCGGGGAGCGGGCCCCGGACACGGGGCGGAGTTGGGCGGCCGTGGTGACCGGGATGGCGGGAGGGGCGGCGATGTTCTTGGTGGCCGCTGA
- a CDS encoding 2OG-Fe(II) oxygenase encodes MTLLNLAAIGSAPLSTDPYPHAVLHDSFADHQDALVAEFPTEGFHYDVRDTAEPGRKRYRTYNYQLVRFGEPDRHNIGRLSPRWKLLLDDLTATAYRTAVSAATGADLTGTVLDIRLVRYADRCWIEPHVDRPDKVVTHLFYLNAEWQPRWSGALRVLRSADIDDWSQEVFPLAGTSVLMVRTERAWHAVPPVTGAGPHDRKTLLVHFARPADAAAGPGQR; translated from the coding sequence ATGACCCTGCTCAACCTCGCGGCCATCGGCTCCGCGCCGCTGTCGACGGATCCCTACCCGCACGCCGTGCTGCACGACAGCTTCGCCGACCACCAGGACGCCCTGGTCGCGGAGTTCCCCACCGAGGGCTTCCACTACGACGTCCGGGACACCGCCGAACCCGGCCGCAAGCGCTACCGGACGTACAACTACCAACTCGTCAGGTTCGGGGAACCGGACCGGCACAACATCGGCAGGCTCTCCCCGCGTTGGAAACTGCTCCTCGACGACCTCACGGCCACCGCCTACCGCACCGCCGTCAGCGCCGCGACGGGGGCCGACCTCACCGGCACCGTGCTGGACATCCGGCTGGTCCGCTACGCGGACCGCTGCTGGATCGAACCCCACGTCGACCGCCCCGACAAGGTCGTCACCCATCTGTTCTACCTCAACGCGGAGTGGCAACCCCGGTGGTCCGGCGCGCTGCGCGTGCTGCGCTCCGCCGACATCGACGACTGGAGCCAGGAGGTGTTCCCCCTCGCCGGGACCTCGGTGCTGATGGTCCGCACCGAGCGTGCCTGGCACGCGGTACCGCCGGTCACCGGCGCGGGCCCGCACGACAGGAAGACGCTGCTGGTGCACTTCGCCCGGCCCGCCGACGCGGCCGCGGGCCCGGGGCAGAGGTGA
- a CDS encoding aminotransferase class I/II-fold pyridoxal phosphate-dependent enzyme, whose protein sequence is MTARIPERSLRDWFPTAAGVWDLAPRSRNHVAGQLNLKSCELLHPAVAQWHADRLGELSSATAVEYPLTDPYRDAVAAHFGQDPARVLLTPGSDHAIQLVCEALAAPAGRLVIARPHFDSWSRCATRFGFRLDGVDMPHRAPMAVTSLIDRLLSGPPSVLVITQPDSITGQLYTRAQLTQAVAAAHRHGSVVVIDTCYLAYADDEESTLQGLQTWDNVLRINSFSKSHGLAGARLGAVLAQPSVIDYLARWAPDGMLSHASLALLEHALAEPAVFHTARAEVRTARAALARGVEETLPGWSARPTQANFVAFDAEPDDAARVCAALLADGIRTRLLNAEPGFSGGLRIATPSLAAVRRVTDTLTNLATPTGS, encoded by the coding sequence ATGACGGCGCGCATCCCGGAACGCTCCCTACGGGACTGGTTCCCGACCGCGGCCGGTGTGTGGGACCTCGCTCCCCGCAGCCGGAACCACGTGGCCGGCCAGCTCAATCTCAAGAGCTGTGAGCTGCTGCATCCCGCGGTGGCGCAGTGGCACGCCGACCGACTCGGCGAGCTCTCCTCCGCCACCGCCGTCGAGTACCCCCTGACCGACCCCTACCGCGACGCCGTCGCCGCCCACTTCGGACAGGATCCGGCACGCGTACTGCTCACCCCCGGTTCCGACCACGCCATCCAGCTGGTCTGCGAGGCACTCGCCGCGCCGGCCGGCCGCCTGGTCATCGCCCGCCCACACTTCGACAGTTGGAGCCGGTGCGCCACCCGCTTCGGCTTTCGTCTCGACGGCGTCGACATGCCGCACCGGGCTCCGATGGCCGTCACCTCGCTGATCGACCGGCTGCTGTCCGGGCCGCCGTCGGTACTGGTGATCACCCAGCCCGACAGCATCACCGGCCAGCTCTACACCCGCGCCCAGCTCACCCAGGCGGTAGCGGCGGCCCACCGCCACGGCAGCGTCGTGGTGATCGACACCTGTTACCTGGCCTACGCCGACGACGAGGAGAGCACCCTCCAAGGGCTGCAGACCTGGGACAACGTCCTGCGGATCAACAGCTTCTCCAAGAGTCACGGGCTCGCCGGCGCCCGGCTCGGCGCGGTACTGGCCCAGCCGTCGGTCATCGACTACCTGGCCCGATGGGCGCCCGACGGCATGCTGTCCCACGCGAGTCTGGCACTGCTGGAACACGCCCTGGCCGAACCCGCGGTCTTCCACACCGCGCGCGCCGAAGTGCGGACGGCGAGGGCGGCACTGGCTCGCGGCGTCGAGGAGACCCTCCCGGGCTGGTCGGCCCGTCCCACTCAGGCGAACTTCGTGGCCTTCGACGCCGAACCCGACGACGCCGCACGGGTGTGCGCGGCGCTGCTGGCGGACGGTATCCGGACCAGACTGCTGAACGCGGAGCCCGGATTCTCCGGAGGGCTGCGCATCGCCACGCCGAGCCTCGCCGCCGTCCGGCGGGTGACGGACACCCTCACCAACCTCGCGACCCCGACGGGGAGTTGA